A genomic window from Flavobacterium hankyongi includes:
- a CDS encoding class I SAM-dependent methyltransferase, protein MKKIFKFFLNVVPRPILIRVSIVIRPILAFLLKGNKFTDPIDGKSFRMFLPYGYGSQRNNVLSPSTLSLERHRLLWLYLQNETDFFTSKEKKKVLHFAPEQEFYKRFKKQQNIEYTTTDLFSPLADVKADICNLPFEDNSYDIIFCNHVLEHIPDDTKAMQELYRVLKPECMGIFQIPQDLSRATTFSDDSITDPKERAKIFGQYDHVRVYGRDYFDKLRSIGFKVTEEDYTSKLSSELVEKYCLAKGEIIPICYK, encoded by the coding sequence ATGAAAAAAATATTCAAATTCTTTTTAAATGTTGTTCCAAGACCAATACTAATTAGAGTAAGTATTGTTATTCGCCCTATTTTAGCCTTTTTATTGAAAGGAAATAAATTTACAGATCCTATCGATGGGAAAAGTTTCCGTATGTTTTTACCTTATGGTTATGGATCACAACGTAATAATGTACTTTCTCCAAGTACACTTTCATTAGAAAGACACAGATTGCTTTGGTTATATTTACAAAATGAAACCGATTTTTTTACTTCAAAAGAAAAAAAGAAAGTACTTCATTTTGCTCCTGAACAAGAGTTTTACAAGCGCTTCAAAAAACAGCAAAATATAGAGTACACAACAACTGATTTATTTTCACCATTGGCTGATGTAAAGGCTGACATTTGTAACTTACCATTTGAAGACAACTCTTACGATATAATTTTTTGCAACCACGTTTTAGAACACATTCCAGATGACACTAAAGCCATGCAAGAATTATATCGTGTTTTAAAGCCTGAATGTATGGGAATTTTTCAAATACCGCAGGACTTATCAAGAGCAACGACTTTTAGCGATGATTCTATCACTGACCCTAAAGAGCGTGCTAAAATATTTGGACAATACGATCATGTACGTGTTTACGGAAGAGATTATTTTGACAAATTAAGAAGCATTGGTTTTAAAGTCACAGAAGAAGATTACACTTCAAAACTTTCATCAGAATTAGTAGAAAAATATTGTTTGGCAAAAGGAGAAATCATACCTATTTGTTATAAATAA
- a CDS encoding DUF5103 domain-containing protein, with protein sequence MQRIILFIVFAFLGSHLNAQAVSETDAPFNIKTVTFTQNTNNVYPFFRLGEPFQFSFDDLYGNEEDYYFTVTHYNYNWTPSDLAKAEYLSGIDNQRIQDYENSFNTLQLYSHYRLNFPNNFCHITKSGNYLISIYNSTRDLIFSKRFVVYEELVDVPMQIKRSRIVADNKKMHNVEFSIKSQNILFQNPMQNVKVILFQNGKWNNCIVNVKPQFTIGNDLIFKYNKETQFFAGNEYLYFDNKEIRAATNSISKVDSNSGLYNTFLYTNSPRKNKGYTFFPDVNGNFQPRNLTAQNSDVEADYTWVYFSLFAPEYQANSNIYITGMFNNNALTSENKMEYNTEKGIFQKAILIKQGFNNYNYTLIDSKHNIDNENAIDGNYYETENNYTALVYYRANGDRYDRVIGKGDTNSTNITN encoded by the coding sequence ATGCAACGAATCATTCTTTTTATTGTTTTCGCTTTTTTAGGAAGTCACTTAAATGCTCAGGCTGTAAGTGAAACAGATGCTCCTTTTAACATAAAAACAGTTACGTTTACACAAAACACTAACAATGTATATCCTTTTTTTAGATTAGGAGAACCATTTCAATTTAGCTTCGATGACCTGTATGGCAATGAAGAAGACTATTATTTTACAGTCACACACTACAATTATAATTGGACACCATCTGATTTAGCAAAAGCAGAATACCTTTCAGGAATTGACAATCAACGAATTCAAGATTACGAAAACTCTTTCAACACACTTCAATTGTATTCTCATTACCGATTAAATTTTCCAAACAACTTTTGCCATATTACAAAAAGTGGGAACTACTTAATATCTATTTACAACAGTACCCGAGATTTAATTTTTTCGAAAAGATTTGTTGTCTACGAAGAATTAGTTGATGTCCCAATGCAAATAAAAAGATCAAGAATAGTTGCTGATAACAAAAAAATGCACAATGTTGAATTTAGTATAAAATCACAAAACATACTTTTTCAAAACCCAATGCAAAATGTAAAAGTCATTCTTTTTCAAAACGGAAAATGGAACAACTGCATTGTAAATGTAAAACCACAATTTACAATTGGCAACGATTTAATTTTCAAATACAATAAAGAAACTCAATTTTTTGCAGGTAATGAATATTTATATTTTGACAATAAAGAAATTAGAGCTGCAACCAACTCCATATCTAAAGTAGATAGTAACAGCGGACTTTACAATACATTTTTATATACTAATTCACCCAGAAAAAACAAAGGTTATACTTTTTTTCCTGATGTAAATGGAAATTTTCAACCAAGAAATTTAACTGCTCAGAACAGTGATGTCGAAGCGGATTATACTTGGGTCTATTTTTCACTTTTTGCTCCAGAATATCAAGCAAATTCAAACATTTATATCACAGGAATGTTCAACAACAACGCCCTGACTTCTGAAAACAAAATGGAATACAATACTGAAAAAGGTATTTTTCAAAAAGCAATTTTAATAAAACAAGGGTTCAACAATTACAATTACACCTTAATAGATAGCAAACACAACATTGATAACGAAAATGCTATAGATGGAAATTACTACGAAACTGAAAACAATTATACTGCCCTAGTGTATTACAGAGCAAATGGTGATCGCTATGATAGAGTGATTGGAAAAGGAGATACAAACTCAACAAATATCACCAATTAA
- the apaG gene encoding Co2+/Mg2+ efflux protein ApaG has protein sequence MVTQITRGIKISVMTAFEGTYFKNHKMHFAFSYHITIENHSKDSVQLMARHWEIFDALNEMETVDGEGVIGKKPVLKPGETHTYSSGCLLCSPHGSMKGHFEMINFTSTRSFKVIVPTFKLNAPFALN, from the coding sequence ATGGTAACTCAAATTACAAGAGGCATTAAAATCTCAGTCATGACTGCTTTTGAAGGTACTTACTTCAAAAACCATAAAATGCATTTTGCTTTCAGCTATCATATTACGATAGAAAACCATAGTAAAGATTCTGTTCAACTAATGGCACGTCATTGGGAAATTTTCGACGCTCTTAACGAAATGGAAACCGTTGATGGCGAAGGTGTTATTGGCAAAAAACCAGTATTAAAACCTGGTGAAACCCACACTTATAGTTCTGGCTGCTTACTTTGTTCTCCTCACGGAAGTATGAAAGGACATTTCGAAATGATAAACTTCACCTCAACAAGGTCATTCAAAGTAATTGTTCCTACATTTAAATTAAATGCTCCATTCGCATTAAATTAG
- the pruA gene encoding L-glutamate gamma-semialdehyde dehydrogenase produces MLKGFFNIPKAVNEPVKSYLPDSPETVAVHKAYNAMWNEKIDVPLYIGSEEIRTGNTRNMTPPHNHKHVVGTYHLAEKSHIEKAIANALESRAKWANMAWEQRAAIFLKAAELIAGPYRAKINAATMIAQSKTIHQAEIDAACELIDFLRYNVEFMTQIYKDQPASNSDVWNRVEYRPLEGFVYAITPFNFTAIAANLPASAALMGNVVVWKPSDSQVFSAKVIIDVFKEAGVPDGVINVVFGDPVMITDTVLASPDFAGIHYTGSTFVFKEIWKKIGENIHTYKTYPRIVGETGGKDFILVHPSSNVKQVVANTIRGAFEFQGQKCSAASRAYFPASLWPSIKEEMGKELATIKQGTPQNFSNFVTAVIHEGSFDKLAKYIDQAKADTDAEVIFGGGYDKSVGYFVEPTVILTSNPKYTTMETELFGPVLTVYVYEDKDWTSVLKLVDSTSEYALTGAVFSQDRYAIEEATVALQNSAGNFYINDKPTGAVVGMQPFGGARASGTNDKAGSAQNLLRWVSPRTIKETFVTPTDYRYPFLD; encoded by the coding sequence ATGCTTAAAGGATTTTTTAATATACCCAAAGCGGTAAACGAACCCGTAAAATCATATTTACCAGATTCACCAGAAACAGTAGCAGTACACAAAGCTTACAACGCAATGTGGAATGAGAAAATTGATGTTCCACTATACATAGGAAGTGAAGAAATCAGAACAGGCAACACTCGCAACATGACTCCTCCTCACAATCACAAACATGTTGTAGGAACATACCATTTAGCTGAAAAATCACATATTGAAAAAGCTATTGCAAATGCTTTAGAAAGCCGTGCCAAATGGGCAAATATGGCTTGGGAACAACGTGCTGCTATTTTCTTAAAAGCTGCCGAATTAATAGCCGGACCATACAGAGCTAAAATAAATGCCGCAACAATGATTGCACAGTCAAAAACAATTCACCAAGCAGAAATTGATGCAGCTTGTGAATTAATTGACTTCTTAAGATATAATGTTGAGTTCATGACTCAAATCTATAAAGACCAACCAGCATCAAATTCTGATGTTTGGAATCGTGTAGAATACCGTCCATTAGAAGGTTTTGTTTACGCAATCACTCCGTTTAATTTTACAGCTATTGCTGCTAACTTGCCTGCTAGTGCTGCTTTAATGGGTAATGTTGTTGTTTGGAAACCATCAGACAGCCAAGTATTTTCTGCAAAAGTAATAATTGATGTATTCAAAGAAGCTGGCGTTCCTGATGGAGTTATCAATGTAGTTTTTGGTGATCCCGTAATGATCACTGACACAGTTTTAGCTTCTCCTGATTTTGCTGGAATACACTATACAGGTTCTACTTTTGTATTCAAAGAAATTTGGAAAAAAATTGGAGAAAACATCCACACATACAAAACATATCCAAGAATTGTTGGTGAAACTGGAGGAAAAGATTTTATCTTAGTTCACCCATCTTCTAATGTAAAACAAGTAGTCGCCAATACAATTCGTGGTGCTTTCGAATTTCAAGGACAAAAATGTTCTGCTGCTTCTAGAGCTTATTTCCCTGCTAGCTTATGGCCTTCTATTAAAGAAGAAATGGGTAAAGAACTAGCGACAATCAAACAAGGTACACCTCAAAACTTTTCAAACTTTGTAACTGCTGTAATTCACGAAGGTTCATTTGATAAGTTAGCCAAATACATTGACCAAGCAAAAGCTGATACTGACGCAGAAGTTATTTTTGGTGGTGGTTATGACAAATCTGTTGGATATTTTGTTGAACCAACAGTTATCTTAACTTCAAATCCAAAATACACAACAATGGAAACCGAATTATTCGGACCTGTATTGACAGTTTATGTTTATGAAGACAAAGACTGGACTAGTGTATTAAAATTAGTAGACTCAACATCTGAATATGCATTAACAGGTGCTGTTTTCAGCCAAGACCGTTATGCTATTGAAGAAGCTACAGTTGCGTTACAAAACAGTGCAGGTAACTTCTACATTAACGACAAACCAACAGGTGCGGTTGTGGGAATGCAACCTTTTGGTGGAGCAAGAGCATCAGGAACAAACGATAAAGCAGGTTCTGCTCAAAACTTATTGCGTTGGGTTTCTCCTAGAACAATCAAAGAAACATTTGTTACTCCTACAGATTATAGATATCCTTTTCTAGACTAA
- the rsmG gene encoding 16S rRNA (guanine(527)-N(7))-methyltransferase RsmG: MEEILKYFPNLSREQINQFTKLEALYQDWNAKINVISRKDIEELYIKHVLHSLAIAKIQEFKPGSTVLDVGTGGGFPGIPLAILFPETKFYLIDIIAKKIKVVNEVAAGIGLKNLKAEQKRANTINDKFDFIVSRAVTNMPDFVSWVKGKTKKNDAHSERANGILYLKGGDLTEELNDFPESIQYNISDFFTEDFFETKKVVYLPL; encoded by the coding sequence ATGGAAGAAATACTAAAGTATTTTCCTAATTTGTCACGAGAGCAAATTAATCAGTTCACAAAATTAGAAGCCTTATATCAAGATTGGAATGCTAAGATTAATGTAATTTCAAGAAAAGATATTGAAGAGTTATATATAAAACACGTATTACATTCGTTAGCTATTGCTAAAATTCAAGAGTTTAAGCCTGGAAGTACAGTTTTGGATGTAGGGACTGGTGGAGGATTTCCAGGGATTCCGTTAGCGATTCTTTTTCCTGAAACAAAATTTTATTTGATAGATATTATTGCCAAAAAAATAAAAGTAGTTAATGAAGTTGCTGCTGGTATTGGTTTAAAAAATTTAAAAGCAGAACAAAAAAGAGCAAACACAATTAATGATAAATTTGATTTTATTGTTAGTCGTGCAGTAACTAATATGCCTGATTTTGTAAGTTGGGTAAAAGGAAAAACTAAAAAGAATGATGCTCATTCTGAACGAGCAAACGGGATTTTGTATTTAAAAGGTGGAGATTTAACAGAAGAGTTGAATGATTTTCCAGAATCAATTCAGTATAATATTTCAGATTTTTTTACAGAAGATTTTTTCGAAACAAAAAAGGTAGTTTATTTACCATTATAG
- a CDS encoding fatty acid desaturase family protein, producing the protein MSTTIPTFSRTDSMKFFRTLNSRVNNYFKENNIQKTGNWKLHLKTIVMFALFLTPYFLILTLDLPFWAHLLLSIVIGIGMAGVGMNVMHDGNHGSYSSKQWLNKIMGGSIYILAGNVYNWQVQHNVLHHTYTNIPGHDEDLEAGRIMRFSKQAEWRRFHKFQHYYSVFLYGLLTFNWAITTDFLQMKRYLKRKLSYGEFKSPAIQWTTLVITKTIYFSIWLVIPMVLGIAWWEVLIGFVVMHYTAGVILSVIFQLAHVIEDTVTPEPSSEGEMENTWAIHQLFTTVNFAPKNWLINWYTGGLNHQIEHHIFPNISHVHYTKIAEIVKQTAQECNLPYHEYKTMRAAVVSHFRHLKELGQKPQLA; encoded by the coding sequence ATGAGTACAACAATTCCAACTTTTTCAAGAACTGACTCAATGAAGTTTTTTAGAACTTTAAATTCTAGAGTCAACAACTATTTCAAAGAAAACAACATACAAAAAACTGGGAACTGGAAATTACACTTAAAAACAATTGTCATGTTTGCTTTGTTTTTAACTCCATATTTTCTAATTCTTACTTTAGATTTACCTTTTTGGGCACACTTATTACTATCTATCGTAATAGGAATTGGAATGGCTGGTGTAGGAATGAATGTTATGCACGATGGTAATCATGGATCTTATTCTTCTAAACAATGGCTAAACAAAATCATGGGCGGAAGTATTTATATCCTTGCAGGAAATGTATATAACTGGCAAGTTCAACACAATGTGTTGCATCACACGTATACGAATATTCCAGGTCATGATGAAGACTTAGAAGCAGGAAGAATCATGCGTTTTAGCAAACAAGCAGAATGGCGTCGTTTCCATAAATTTCAACATTATTATTCTGTTTTTCTTTATGGGTTGTTAACTTTTAACTGGGCTATCACTACTGACTTTCTTCAGATGAAACGTTATTTAAAACGTAAATTATCATACGGAGAATTCAAAAGCCCTGCTATACAATGGACAACTTTAGTAATCACTAAAACTATTTATTTTTCAATTTGGTTAGTTATTCCAATGGTTTTGGGGATTGCATGGTGGGAAGTACTTATTGGTTTTGTAGTTATGCATTATACTGCAGGTGTAATTTTAAGTGTAATTTTCCAATTAGCTCACGTTATCGAAGACACTGTAACTCCAGAACCGTCATCTGAAGGTGAAATGGAAAATACTTGGGCTATTCACCAATTATTTACAACAGTAAATTTCGCTCCTAAAAACTGGTTAATAAACTGGTACACTGGAGGTTTGAACCACCAAATAGAACATCATATTTTTCCAAACATTAGTCATGTTCATTACACTAAAATAGCTGAAATCGTAAAGCAAACAGCTCAAGAATGCAACTTGCCTTATCACGAATACAAAACCATGAGAGCAGCTGTAGTTTCACATTTCCGCCATTTAAAAGAATTAGGACAAAAACCACAACTAGCATAA
- a CDS encoding pyridoxal phosphate-dependent aminotransferase → MNTILSERINNLAVSQTLAMAALARELKAQGRDIISLSLGEPDFNTPDFIKEAAKKAIDDNYSTYPPVEGYADLKEAICNKFKRDNNLNYTPAQIVVSTGAKQSLYNIAQVMLNDGDEVILPAPYWVSYFEIIKLSGGIPVPVETSVTSNFKITPAQLEAAITPKTKMMWFSSPCNPSGSVYSQEELEALAEVLKKHPNIYVVSDEIYEHINYTGKYCSIGSIPGMENNTITVNGVAKAFAMTGWRIGYIGAPEFIAKACIKMQGQVTSGANSIAQRATKAAVEAAPSAIKYMVDAFESRRGIVYQLLSEIPGFKLTMPEGAFYFFPDVSEYFGKTLRGKEIKDANDFAMYLLGEANVATVTGDAFGNPNCIRLSYATSEEVLREAIKRIKEALS, encoded by the coding sequence ATGAATACAATTTTATCGGAAAGAATTAACAACCTAGCCGTTTCACAAACTTTAGCTATGGCTGCATTAGCCAGAGAGTTAAAAGCCCAAGGAAGAGATATTATCAGTTTAAGTTTAGGGGAACCTGATTTTAATACTCCTGACTTTATTAAAGAAGCAGCTAAAAAAGCAATCGACGACAATTATTCTACTTATCCTCCAGTTGAAGGATATGCAGATTTAAAAGAGGCAATTTGCAATAAATTCAAAAGAGATAATAATTTAAATTATACACCCGCTCAAATTGTAGTTTCTACAGGAGCAAAGCAATCACTTTACAATATTGCTCAAGTGATGTTAAACGATGGCGATGAAGTAATTCTTCCAGCACCTTATTGGGTATCGTATTTTGAAATAATTAAGCTTTCTGGCGGTATTCCAGTTCCGGTTGAAACTTCAGTAACATCAAACTTTAAAATTACTCCAGCACAATTAGAAGCTGCCATCACACCAAAAACCAAAATGATGTGGTTTAGCTCGCCTTGTAATCCATCAGGTTCTGTATATAGCCAAGAAGAATTAGAAGCATTAGCAGAAGTATTAAAAAAACACCCTAACATTTACGTGGTTTCTGATGAAATCTACGAACATATCAATTACACAGGAAAATACTGTAGCATTGGTTCAATCCCAGGAATGGAAAACAATACCATAACTGTAAATGGTGTTGCAAAAGCATTTGCCATGACAGGATGGAGAATTGGTTACATTGGAGCTCCAGAATTTATTGCTAAAGCTTGTATCAAAATGCAAGGTCAAGTAACTAGCGGTGCTAATTCAATTGCACAACGTGCTACTAAAGCCGCTGTCGAAGCTGCTCCTTCTGCAATTAAATATATGGTAGATGCTTTTGAGAGCAGAAGAGGAATTGTGTACCAATTACTTTCTGAAATTCCTGGTTTCAAATTAACTATGCCTGAAGGCGCTTTTTATTTCTTCCCAGATGTTTCCGAATACTTCGGAAAAACATTAAGAGGAAAAGAAATTAAAGATGCAAATGATTTTGCTATGTACCTATTAGGAGAAGCAAATGTAGCAACGGTAACAGGTGATGCTTTTGGAAATCCGAACTGTATTCGCTTGTCGTATGCAACCAGTGAAGAAGTATTAAGAGAAGCAATAAAGAGAATTAAAGAAGCTTTATCATAA
- the purT gene encoding formate-dependent phosphoribosylglycinamide formyltransferase: MQTTTQQMQKKILLLGSGELGKEFVIAAQRIGQYVIAVDSYANAPAMQVAHEFEIINMLDGAELDRIVAKHNPDFIVPEIEAIRTERFYDYEKQGIKVVPSAKAANFTMNRKAIRDLAAKDLGLRTANYRYATTEQELETAVAEVGIPCVVKPLMSSSGKGQSTIKNQEDIEKAWKYAVEGSRGDIVEVIVEAFVNFNSEITLLTVTQNNHPTLFCAPIGHRQERGDYQESWQPANVSQKDILEAQDMARKVTEALGGAGLFGVEFFLTDEGVYFSELSPRPHDTGMVTLAKTQNFNEFELHLRAILSIPIAEITQEKIGASAVILATENSNNPTFDGIEKVASLSKTDFRIFGKPTSRPYRRMGVVLINDSLNTPIEEIVEKAKKTAALVKVNP; encoded by the coding sequence ATACAAACCACAACACAACAAATGCAAAAAAAAATACTTTTATTAGGTTCAGGAGAATTAGGAAAAGAATTCGTTATCGCTGCACAACGCATTGGGCAATATGTAATTGCTGTAGATAGTTATGCTAATGCCCCGGCAATGCAAGTTGCACACGAATTTGAAATCATCAATATGCTCGATGGAGCTGAACTAGACCGAATTGTTGCCAAACACAATCCTGATTTTATCGTTCCTGAAATTGAAGCCATCCGCACCGAACGTTTTTATGATTACGAAAAACAAGGTATAAAAGTTGTTCCTTCGGCTAAAGCTGCAAACTTTACCATGAACCGAAAAGCCATTCGTGATTTAGCAGCTAAAGACTTAGGGCTTCGTACAGCAAACTATCGTTATGCTACAACAGAACAAGAATTAGAAACAGCAGTTGCAGAAGTTGGCATTCCGTGTGTGGTAAAACCATTAATGAGTTCTTCAGGAAAAGGACAATCGACTATAAAAAACCAAGAAGATATTGAAAAAGCATGGAAATATGCCGTAGAAGGATCAAGAGGTGATATTGTAGAAGTAATTGTAGAAGCTTTTGTTAATTTCAATTCAGAAATAACACTATTGACAGTTACCCAAAACAATCATCCAACATTATTTTGTGCGCCAATTGGACATCGTCAGGAAAGAGGCGATTATCAGGAAAGCTGGCAGCCCGCTAATGTTTCTCAAAAAGACATTTTAGAAGCACAAGATATGGCCCGAAAAGTAACCGAAGCGTTGGGTGGTGCAGGACTTTTTGGTGTTGAGTTTTTTTTAACAGATGAAGGTGTTTATTTCTCTGAATTATCTCCAAGACCACATGATACTGGTATGGTTACTTTGGCAAAAACGCAAAATTTTAATGAGTTTGAGCTGCATTTACGTGCTATTCTAAGCATTCCAATTGCCGAAATCACTCAGGAAAAAATTGGAGCCAGTGCCGTAATTTTAGCAACAGAAAATTCAAATAATCCAACATTTGATGGTATCGAAAAAGTTGCAAGTTTATCAAAAACCGATTTTAGAATCTTTGGAAAACCTACTTCAAGACCTTATAGAAGAATGGGTGTTGTTTTAATAAATGATTCACTTAATACTCCAATTGAAGAAATTGTAGAAAAAGCTAAAAAAACAGCAGCTCTAGTAAAAGTGAATCCATAA
- a CDS encoding peptidase U32 family protein produces MKKKIEILAPAKDLLTGIAAINAGADAVYIGAPKFGARSNANNSIEDVAALVQYAHLYNVQIFVVINTIIYDNELETCRQLIWKLYDIGVDALIIQDMGLLELDLPPIALHASTQSNNRDPKKIKFLADAGIQRVVLARELNLHQIKEISEATDVELEFFVTGALCVSFSGNCYMSVANGERSANRGSCAQNCRLPYNLIDGNGETLIRNSHLLSIKDFDVSDQIPNLVEAGICSFKIEGRLKDIVYVKNNVSFLRKKLDAFLAENDDKYTKASSGSCTYTFDSELSRTFNRGYTDYFVNERHQSIGSWESPKSKGQFIGKLVNTIGNSYIIENGELLNNGDGLCYINENNEAEGIYVNKVENGIVYPNVLKEIANGTEIYRNNDAAFIRLVEREDSAIRKISTTLLLKENENGFELIATDEDGNVSKVQLAHPKERTKNNESIEENFKVNLAKTGFTPYTADEITIEFSENWFLPISKINEMRRNVFEQLSEIRLQNYVRHEHQLEKTSHPYPETKLDFTYNVANKTARKFYERHGVTEIEKAFELQWDPGKSRVMTTKYCIKYELERCPKYHRENMDQKLKEPLVLKQGELEYKLKFNCKPCEMEIWEKDAEFEIEEDHMH; encoded by the coding sequence ATGAAGAAGAAGATTGAAATTTTAGCTCCGGCAAAAGATTTGTTAACCGGTATTGCAGCGATAAATGCTGGTGCCGATGCCGTTTATATAGGCGCTCCTAAATTTGGCGCTCGCTCAAACGCAAACAATTCCATAGAAGATGTTGCGGCATTGGTGCAATACGCACATTTGTACAACGTACAGATTTTTGTGGTTATCAATACCATTATTTATGACAACGAACTGGAAACCTGCCGTCAGTTAATCTGGAAACTATATGATATTGGTGTCGATGCGCTTATCATTCAGGATATGGGGCTTTTGGAATTGGACTTACCTCCTATTGCGCTTCATGCCAGTACACAATCCAACAATCGTGACCCTAAAAAAATAAAATTCTTAGCCGATGCCGGAATCCAACGTGTGGTTTTAGCACGTGAATTAAATTTACACCAAATCAAAGAAATCAGCGAAGCTACAGACGTGGAATTGGAATTCTTCGTTACTGGTGCATTATGTGTATCATTCAGTGGAAATTGTTATATGAGTGTGGCTAACGGAGAACGTTCTGCCAACAGAGGTTCTTGTGCGCAAAACTGCCGTTTGCCTTACAACTTAATCGACGGAAACGGGGAAACTTTAATCAGAAACAGTCACTTACTTTCTATCAAAGACTTTGATGTTTCGGATCAGATTCCAAATTTAGTCGAAGCAGGTATTTGTTCTTTCAAAATTGAAGGACGCCTAAAAGATATTGTATATGTAAAAAACAATGTTTCTTTCTTACGAAAAAAACTGGATGCTTTTCTGGCCGAAAATGACGATAAATATACCAAAGCTTCCTCAGGAAGCTGTACCTATACTTTCGATTCTGAATTGAGTCGCACCTTCAACCGTGGTTATACCGATTATTTCGTAAACGAAAGACATCAGTCGATTGGTTCTTGGGAAAGTCCAAAATCAAAAGGGCAATTCATTGGTAAATTAGTAAATACTATTGGAAACTCTTATATTATTGAAAACGGAGAATTATTAAACAATGGTGACGGACTTTGCTACATTAATGAAAACAATGAAGCCGAAGGAATTTATGTAAACAAAGTTGAAAACGGCATTGTTTATCCAAATGTATTGAAAGAAATCGCAAACGGAACGGAGATTTACCGTAATAACGATGCGGCATTTATCAGATTAGTTGAAAGAGAAGACAGTGCTATTCGAAAAATCAGTACAACATTATTGCTGAAAGAAAACGAAAATGGTTTTGAACTAATAGCTACTGATGAAGATGGTAATGTAAGTAAGGTTCAATTGGCTCATCCAAAAGAAAGAACTAAAAATAACGAATCTATCGAGGAGAATTTCAAAGTAAATTTGGCAAAAACAGGTTTCACACCTTATACTGCTGATGAAATTACTATAGAATTTTCTGAAAACTGGTTCCTTCCTATTTCAAAAATCAACGAAATGAGAAGAAATGTTTTCGAACAATTATCTGAAATTAGATTACAAAACTACGTTCGTCATGAACACCAACTAGAAAAAACGTCACATCCTTATCCTGAAACCAAATTAGATTTCACCTATAACGTAGCCAACAAAACAGCTCGTAAGTTTTACGAACGCCACGGTGTTACCGAAATTGAAAAAGCATTTGAATTACAATGGGATCCTGGAAAATCTCGTGTAATGACAACTAAATACTGCATCAAATACGAATTGGAGCGATGCCCGAAATACCATCGTGAAAACATGGATCAAAAACTGAAAGAACCATTGGTATTAAAACAAGGCGAACTGGAATACAAATTAAAATTCAACTGTAAACCTTGTGAAATGGAGATTTGGGAAAAAGATGCCGAATTCGAAATTGAAGAAGATCATATGCATTAA
- a CDS encoding DUF6370 family protein, whose protein sequence is MKKIILLLLTLVSFSISAQEKKEIKNQVVEASCGQCNFGLTSKKGCDLAVRIDGKAYFVEGTSIDKHGDAHAENGFCNAVRKAQVSGEIKNDKFLATDFALVDEKTKK, encoded by the coding sequence ATGAAAAAAATAATTTTATTGTTACTAACGCTAGTGTCGTTTAGCATTAGTGCGCAAGAGAAAAAAGAAATAAAAAATCAAGTTGTTGAGGCTTCTTGTGGTCAATGCAATTTTGGTTTAACAAGCAAAAAAGGATGTGATTTAGCCGTACGCATTGATGGCAAAGCTTATTTTGTTGAAGGTACTTCGATTGACAAACATGGTGATGCACATGCAGAAAATGGCTTTTGTAATGCTGTTAGAAAAGCTCAAGTTAGTGGAGAAATCAAAAATGATAAATTTTTAGCAACTGATTTTGCTTTGGTTGACGAAAAAACAAAAAAATAA